In the genome of Triticum urartu cultivar G1812 chromosome 5, Tu2.1, whole genome shotgun sequence, one region contains:
- the LOC125506403 gene encoding uncharacterized protein LOC125506403 gives MGKGKVHPSPSPSAAGGETAEGVLLRLLPAVVLAMAAPLGPEGKEVLAYLVLASLRSSAPPTPAREKPSAAGEGCGRKPHRPELGCGCFGCYTAYWSRWDGSPERDREAIHRAIEAFDEHLARKEEGKGGRRRKKRAASSKGKAKASAAVDPQLPEQGETSAAAAPVLAEVVEGGEEVVKKTVEEEEETTAACARDDVPEERRRRVWGAVAGVFNWRGWGLWGSH, from the coding sequence ATGGGCAAGGGCAAGGTCcacccgtcgccgtcgccgtcggcggccggcggcgagaCGGCGGAGGGGGTGCTCCTCCGGCTGCTCCCCGCGGTCGTGCTCGCCATGGCGGCGCCGCTGGGGCCCGAGGGGAAGGAGGTGCTCGCGTACCTCGTCCTCGCCTCGCTGCGCTCCTCGGCGCCGCCCACGCCGGCGAGGGAGAAGCCCTCCGCGGCCGGGGAGGGGTGCGGGCGGAAGCCCCACCGCCCGGAGCTCGGGTGCGGGTGCTTCGGGTGCTACACGGCCTACTGGTCGCGCTGGGACGGGTCCCCGGAGCGCGACCGCGAGGCGATTCACCGGGCCATCGAGGCCTTCGACGAGCACCTGGCCCGGAAGGAGGAGGGCAAGGGTGGCCGCCGCCGCAAGAAGCGAGCAGCCTCCTCCAAGGGCAAGGCCAAGGCGTCGGCCGCCGTTGACCCTCAGCTGCCGGAGCAGGGGGAGACCTCGGCCGCCGCGGCTCCTGTGCTGGCGGAGGTGGTTGAAGGCGGGGAGGAGGTAGTGAAGAAGacggtggaggaggaggaagaaaccaCCGCGGCCTGCGCCCGCGACGACGTTCCGGAGGAGCGCAGGCGGCGGGTGTGGGGCGCGGTCGCCGGCGTGTTCAACTGGAGGGGATGGGGCCTGTGGGGGTCCCACTAG